Below is a window of Pelobates fuscus isolate aPelFus1 chromosome 13, aPelFus1.pri, whole genome shotgun sequence DNA.
GATGTAGAATATGTTGTACTGTGGCTTCCTGTCGTTAATAGAGCTTTCAAGCAATCCCCGCTGGAACGTACAATGGACAATAGTGCTACAAGTGAGTGTCGTTGAAATCTGGGCCAGCGATTTACTATTGCAAGAACAAAaggatttaatttttaaattttttatttaaaatgccttctttataaaaaacaaaacaaaagtcaaATTACGGcctataaaactgtacattttgtGCTTCTGTACAAATATACATTTGCTTTAGTCCTCAGTGGAGTCTCCGATATGGAATCTGTGCCTTGGGAAGTATGCGTCGATAGCCATTGCTCCCTTCAGGTCTAGCGGACAGTGAAATGGTACTTGGGCTACTGGTTGGACAATATAAGGGTTTCTCTGCGGATGCAAGAAGATTCAGTCTCTGCTATAAATATCTGTActataaatctttttttaaactcatttacatatttacaatataCATGCGTGCCTCGGACACCAGCAAAGGCATCAAAtcgtgtccaaaaaaaaaaatactgttgctTAGGGGGATTAGCTGCACAGATCCCACTCGTTCCGCCATCTTCGAAATGTTCCAGGGTAGCAACGCAGATCTCTGCCAGCGAGAATCTTCGTTCTTGTTCCTGGAAGGCAGTTGTCACAGCCCTCCGGCTACATTTTTTTGTCTTTGTGCTACATATTCACGCTTTGCGCGCTATTTAGACCTTCTCATAATCTGGTCGACTAGTGTTTGAGAGGTTTAGGATTGTGGAATCCAAATTAACACAATAATGTCTATGCTGCCTGTGCACATGTTCCAGTCATTCGCTGATCCGGTCACTATCCCATCACAAGCAAAGAAGCATCAGTATTGGCATCAGCAGGCAGAGCACAGAGAATGAAACGGCTCTGGGGGAGTTGTTCTCGGCAACACTTTTTAGAACGCCCGGTAATTCTACAGAAGGCTCGTCTGTAAATTGAAGGAGAAATGAATGCATTAGAAGTGACACAGAATCTGTAGTACTGTAATAAGTTCTATCTGGTTATCTGAGGCACTAACTAGTGCAGGGCTACGAGACTAATTTCTGTTCTTCTGCTCATATTGAGTTACTGGAAGGGCAGGGGAGTGTGCAGACCCAAGGCTCAGTGTGCAGCCAGCAtctgttctttatttttctggattAGGGAGGATGGGCGGGTGCTGGGCTAGAGAGTCTCTGAGGATCTGCCCGTGTCTAGGGCTGGGCTGGGAATCCTATTTCTTTCTTTTGGCCCTGTATGTCCCAACTTGACTGCAAGAGAGTTCTTCTTACCTGATTGGATTCTGGCTTTCGGGGTGTGAACATTTGTGAAGGGCGGCTGAGCTGcaaaaatgaagagaaaaaaaaaacaatgtcatCTCTAGAGGCAGAAAGTATGGCTATAAAAACTTTCACTTAACATGTTCACTTTATGAGCGCTACCCTGCCTTTTGAAGCAGATTAGTCAGTGGACACAATTCTCCTAAACAGGCATCCTTCcattagcattattattattattattattttattatttatatagcgccatcagattccgtagcgcggaATAAGAATTGTAATATGCAATAGGTAGGTAAGTACTTTGCGGAACTAGGAAGCCCAGTCATGCAGGCAGAATTTTTAATTAAACCCTGAATTGTAGAATATTAAATTCCAATTGGCAAAGCTGAGGCTAaagtagctgatctggaaaaattctccagttcTGCTAAAGTTAGAGGTTGATTACTTCTGCCTGAATTTTGCCACTCGGATTTTAACATGACCCAACTCCAGGTTTAGCCAATAATCATGAATTATCGCACAGAACCCCAGTAATGTGCCTATTTCACAGcacatatttatatttgattttatccATGCAGCAATACATATACAATTATCTGTTTATCACTGTGGTTTAAGACTAAGGGACTGCTACATCTTGTAAAGAGGGTTGGAAAGAATGGAGGAGAATGTACTTACTGGCTTTCCCAGCCACGTGCACCTTTAGTTTCATGCAAGACTCTCCATGATGGTGTATTGGTTTGGCTGGAAAAAAGGATGAGAACAGCTGTTAGGGCATTATAACCACACAGACGATAAGACCTAGTCAGCAGCCACAGAGCAGACAGCCCACAGGTAACTGCAGCGCCTCGGGCACAGTTACTCAAACAATACATTGTGTTTTTTCCTGATTTGCTGAGAAGACACTTTTCCGACAGGAACACCCCCCCTCTTCCCGAAGATGTTTTGGGAAGTGGCTGACTGTGTTGCGGAGAGATTTATTTACAGACCCTTTTACCAAAACATGACAGAGGGTTCACAGAGCTCTTGTGATTGTCACCCAGCACCCTGCTTCCCTGGTATTACAGGGCACGCCTGCTTCACATGCTGAGACTAGCAGCTAGATCTCAGCCCTCGTCTACGTACCCTGCCCGTGCATGTGCCGTCTTACTGCCAGCCAAGGAATCATTTCACAGCAGACAGAGAATAGGGAGATTATGGAATCTGAATCCCCAAAACACAGCTGCCTTTTACCCTACGAAATCCCAACTTTTTTTAAAACCTGCCAGCTTTGCTGACATATGCCCGGCTTAGTTCCACTACCCGTGTCTAGAACTGCCAGCTATTAGATGTCAGATTAATGCCACCTTATATTCATGGAGCCTCTGATACTGTTCATATCTCTGCCACCTATACCTTCAGCTCCTAAATCTGCTATGACTGCAGTAGTCCTGCCGGCTCCCATTTTTTTTAAGCCCCCGAACCCTTTCCCTTTTCTTATAACAAATTCTCTGATTCTCATTGCAGTACTTACAGATATAGTAGTATGTGCCTCCTTCTTTGAATTCTTTTCCCAGGGTAAAGGGTGTGAACCTCTGGAATTTTTCGGAGAATTTCTCAGGTCCATGTGGAGCGAAGGGTTTATTGCACTCCCATCGCACTTGGTCCTTAGAGATGGGTTTACACGTTGAGTATTCTTCATATTCAACAAGGAACAAGGTGTATCTTTCCACTGTGTGACTGGGCGCGCTGCCCTCCTCGTAATGTGGGCACACGATATCCAAGTAGTCGTTAAGTCGCACTTCTACGGTGTAATCATCCCAAAGAAACCTGCGGGAAGAAAGGGTGTCCACATGAGACTCACACTATTCATCATCTGTTATGCAAAACATTTATGGTCATGTTAGCAGAACGAGCACCGAAGGTCGAGGCACTAATAAATGTTCTTGATTAACCTAGGTTTTCAGATTTGAACAGGGGAATTTCTAGGCCTCAATAAAATGGTTTGAAAAGAATCGTTACGTTAGCTGCTTTTCTTGGCAACTTGGTTGGTTTAAAATTGCAATTACCTTTTCATTTTTTCCACAATCCCTGAACAAACCCAAGTGAAATATtaaacacagcaaaaaaaaaaccaaaaaaacactgTACCACGAGCTCATGTTTTAATAGACTGAAGAGCTAGCACTTATCTGTTACCAAAGTAACCCAACATCTAGGTTAACAGTTTTATTTCCCCATTCCCTGTGCTGACGTGAATTCAGAGAACATTAAGAATAAATATGAAAATTCCCGATCATTTCCTGCCGTCAAACAGAATACATTCCCACTCTGGGGGTTGTGTACAAAGAAGACGTACGCAATGGCCCCAGGTTGTACTTCTTAACCCGAGGTGATGAGAAGTGATTGTGAGTAACTATGACTCAACTGCATGAGCCCGGTGATATGAAGCAATGTGTGAGTGTCCCACAGCCAGGAAACATAGCCCCACATGCAGAGATACATTCTACTCTACCCACAGAATAAGTGATATGCTCtttctctgtatatatatgtatataaaaatatatatatcatttgcaGGGTTAACCTGCCAGTCAGCCAGCTCCCCCAACCAGTCTAATGCTGATTAAATATTGTGAGGGAGGCCAGTATGGCTCACAGCCTTCCACCGCATAGCACCACATTCCTTTCTCCTTCTGCCTTAGCCATATACCAGTGGGGCTGATCTGTTACAccattagactgtaagctctacgGGATATGTATTTGAACACGGTATTCTTTTACAACTAGGTTCTAAACTCTTGGATCAAAATAAAGTTTTAAGTTCATTGGAGCATGTTCTCCCACATAGCTTTAGACTGTAAGTGTATCTGTCAGGGTGTTGGATACTTTGGCTTGTTGACTTTAAGGTTTATGGTTCCCCTGATGTGCGTTTGAGTTAAACAAGGCTGGAAAGGCTAGCTAACTGGCTTGTTTGAGCATTCCCTTGTGGAAATGCATGTTTAACTTGTCATATCAATAATGCATGTTGTATTTGAATTGGTTCTGGTGCAGGGTCTCTTCCTTAGTGTGTTGGCTCTTTGGATAGCATTAATGAGTTGGGTCCTATGTTGCACACGCCTATCATCAGTCTTGTGTTAATATGGCCAGTTGGTGCCTCTTGGCCCTCGGGTGCTAAACATCACAAACTCATTAACCTGGCCCCCAGCAGACTGCTTGTCTCCACTCTGTACTGCTCCTGTCAATAGGTCAAGAACAAgctgcccctttccctcccttctcCAGCCCCAAGAGAGGGGCAAAGAAAATAAATGGGGATTTACTCCCAATCCTCTAAACAGTCTCCTATTACCCAAGCATGAAATCGAAAGCACTCAGCCATAATAcctcctccccctctcctgtGCTAACCATAAAGCAGTCCCAGCTCCCTCTGTTTGGGTGTATTTTCTGTCACCAAACAGCAACCATTGTCTCCAAAACTAGAGCAGAAAAGAATCAGTTGTTTATTTGGAAAAGCAATCAAAGCTTTTGAAATGTGAATAATATGGCTGAGTGCATCCATGCACAGCAGCTCCACATTAATTCTCGCTAATTGGAGATCCTTACAGACTGGTACAGAGAGCTACGCCACCCTCGAGAGGGTATAGAACTGGCATTTTACATAGAATGATGCCTTGCTTgggtatttttcttttaaatgattcTACAATTATACTGTGTGCACGCAGCATAGTGTGTGTTCTAACATAGGACAGTCACTAATCCCAGGACTCATTAGGGCTCTCATAGTGTCCCACTTGCTATGACAGACCCACTAAGGCTGTAATTCTGTCACTCTGTGCCAGGACAGACCCTTAGGGCTATAAGTGTCAATGTGTCCCCTAGGGCTGTATTAGTGTCACACAGAGCCTCTAGAGTGTTAATAGTGTCACACTGTCACCTATAGGAGTGTAATAGTGTCAATTTGTGCCAGGACAGTGCCCATGTGCTGTAATAGTGTCCTAGGTTAGAATAGCTTTATGCCCTGCCAGGACAGACTCCATAGGTAGTCGCTGTAAATCACAAAAGATGtggtatagttaaaaaaaaaattggaacccCTAGGATTTGTTTAAAAAACCTGTCATAAACAGGCTCCTCACTCACTCTCCGAACCACTCTCCACCTGTATTCTTCTTAGAACTttactcttctccccctctccctaccgCAGTATATAGGTGAACGTTGCCAAGAAAACTTCAGGTCTTTGCCCTCTTCTCTAGTGAATAATAAACTAGTTGATACGTTTTTTTCGGCACGGATCCAAGCTGTCCTATTGGATTTATATTTGCTTCTCCAAAATCACAATTAAAGAAGaagaaccccctccccccaccaccacttAAAACATGTCCCACAGTATCCCACTCTGTGTTTTTGGTATGTTACTGGGGTGCTCATTAGGGTGTGTGAAAGCagcagaggggggagggagtgtaCTGCACGTATCTTCTAGTTAATAAATGACAGGACCTGTGTTTTTAGGCTGGTTTCCCTGGCCTGTTTGTTTAACTGAGCCCCAGATTCTCTCAGTCCTTTGCATTGTCTCTACATGAAGGGAGGGACATAGCTCAACAGCAGCCTTTGTTCTCCAAATTTATTTTATCCTAATGAGTCCCCATTAAAAAACACAAGTGCCACTTTATAATAAGAGAAAGCACTCGGCCAAGCAACACCTCCCTCCCTTGTTATCCTTGGCTTGAGATATAACAGCTGTAACGCAATGGTACTGCAAGACACCTAGTCTGTTACGAAATACAAATAATACCAAATATACACGCTGACACAATCCACAAATTAGGGAACCCAACATACACAATATTAGCACAAACCAGTCACACACCATGCGTTATATGCATTGACACACCTCTTGCCCTGTCTACAGACACAATCCACATACTGTGTATGAACATTCCATGTTCACAGTACAAACAGGGACAATCCTTGTACAATTCAAACACCACCACGTACACAATGtgcacaaaacatacacaaaatgtatTCTTTGTACGCAAAATATATACAGACTCCTACACACATGctatatcccattgtacagcgctacggaatttgctgacgctatataaataatattataataataatatgttgatGTAATATATACAGCAGTACAATGAACACGTACTATTCACACAGTATTTACATACGTAATCACACAGACAATGACAATTTCTTTGTGCCGAAAGACTCCATATTACTCTCAGGGCCGCAACAATAACATCCAGCAGGTTTAATGCCAGTCCCTGTTTGTAAATAGTTTTGCAATACGCACAATGGCATTGGTGTGTGTGGAAGTGCACATGGGAGGGGGAATGGGCTTGTGACCATAGCAATTGTATGTTTACGGTTTACTTGTGCTTTGTTGTGCTTTAGCACGGTCAGAATGGTGCACAATGCATAGTTCTGCTTCGTATCTGCGTGTTCAAATGCAATCTGTTGCGGTATGTGAAAGGTTTGAAAATGATCCTCTGTCACAAATTGGTATTTATGAGTAACATCTGGATAACACTGTGGTCTGGTGTGATTTATTTCACACATGCCCCTCTTTGGTGCTAAGTTCTATTAGGACTGTCTGACTCCGGCATTCAGCGTCCCTGTGACAACAATGCCACATAATGTTTACATTTACTACAATCTAACCACAATACCGCTGATTCCTCAGCGCAACTTGCTGCAGTCCTAGAGATGCAGCGACACAGTACCCCAATTACAAAAATGCAAAGCACATGGCGAGCAGAGTATTGTCTCCAGCCTGGCCTGGGGCATATTGGTAGAGAATCCCAACGCGTCCTCTGGAGCCTTTGATCTGAGTCAGGTTGTGAAGGCTTTATGTGAACTTTTAATTAGTGTTCCTCTCACTTCAAACATAGCTGCCCAGGAACCATCAGTCGTGGCCAGATCCCAAAATATTTTTCGCCGAGGGAGTAACAGAGCCctttaagaacactctgattctCCCACACCAAGTGCGTCTAAGCCTAGTGGGGTTTTGCACCAACTCTATATAAGTGAATAATTATTGTGGCAACTTTGCGGTATACATTCTCCCATTAACAATCCTGTATTGCCTTGTGTGCTCAGTCTTGTCACATCAGGCCTAATCTGCTACTGTACACAATAGTTTATCGTGAGCCTCTATCTGTAATTGTATACAGACTTTTCACTTTGGCTTTGTATATGTACCCTGCCCTAACAATCCCCTCGCCCTGAACACTTAGCAGAAATAATGTTTAGTGACAGGTCGGGACAATTCATTAAAAGACTCTGATGCAAGGTATTGTTGGTTCTTTCATTTGTCACTGGATTACATGTAAAACCCCTGAAACAGGTAATTCTACTTTTAATATGAACTCTGTAACTTCATCCAGTAACCTGACCTCTCTCAGCACCTGATTCTTCACATAACACCCACATGGGCCAAAGACATCACTCTTCACCTCCTCTAAGGAGAGcaaaccacaaaaaaaacaaacacaaacggATAAACAAAAAAATCGCACTCGCAAACGGTTTTCCATGCAAGAAGCGCTTCTGTGTTTACCATGGATTAACATTCCCAGCTAACCACATTATTCtggctaaacaaaaaaaacattctagCCCACTCTGCGCGGAATCCTGTGATGATATTCTAGCGTCTGGAATATTGTGCAGCATTGTCTGGCTAATTAGATGTGCGATTTGGGCGAAGTTTAAACATTTACTGTACACAGGGAGAGATTTGTTCTCACTCACAGTAGCGGCTAGAAGATTTCATGGCGCACATGACAGATTGCAAGCTCTGCGGGCCAGTACTTGTGAGAAGTGATTGCATCACATCTGGGGTTAAacgggaggggggggagtggCAGAGTGTCTTGGCAGCAGGACTTGTTGTTTTGCCTGTGAGGCTTTGAGATAAGGAAAGAGTCAGAAGAATGTTTTCAACTTTTTCCCTGGGTAATGATTCTCAATCACTGTCATGCACAGAGTTATCTAATAATCTTCCCATTGTCATGCCTAGAGTAGGTATTAGATGGTCAGCTCTTTTGGTTAGATGGTTAGCTCTTTAGCCTTTGACCTCTGGCTATGTGCTAGGTTCAGCATGGTTTTTCCAGGTCATGGCATGATGCCCACACTGAACATGGGAAGAAATGCCTGCACTATGAAAGGAAGCCTGCAAGGTCTGAGAAAGGAAAAGCAAGTCAAGAGGTTTCCTCTGCAGCCTTCCTGCTCCAACTCCGGAAAAAACAGGGATCACTACTCAGATAGGGCTGGTCTTATCCCAGCCAGGTCTGTGTCCTTACTACACATGCTAACCAGGAACAAAGTGTAGTGTACCCCAGCCAGGGCTTCCACATAGCCCTGCTAATCAGAATCACAATAATTATGAAATAAAGTGTATTGTGCCTTAGCAAGGCCTTCCACATAACTACTGCGACCAGAAACAAAGATGTCTATTCACCAAGTGCTAAACTGAGTCCACTTGTTCAGACTCCGCCGTTGAAACTGAATGTTTGCTATATGAAACCCATTCGGCAATTTCCACTATAATTTGGCTGCTCTTCTATTAGTTGTTAAAATTAGTTAAATCAATACTTTGATGGCTGTTCACAAACAGACAAATTGTAATTTAATCCCCTTAATTCTTTCCATCCAGATACAGTTCCAAGAAATGGCATCCGCAACCCTTATCCCCCTAAACAACCCTAAAGCTGCTCCCTCCATCCCCTACCCAATAATAGTACCCCAACCATACTTTAACCCCCCGCCTTCTTTGCCGTTGCAATGATAACCACTTGAAATTAGTAAGAAACTAGTTTCatcaatgtgtttttgtttttaattaagccACTAGTGAACACAATCTGAACTGATGTTAACAGCCAGGCCTGTCACCTTACTACAGAAACTAACTAGAACCATGTGTAACATACCCCAACCAGGCCTGTCACCTTATTATATAAAACAACTAGAACCATGTGTAACATACCCCAACCAGGCCTGTCACCTTACTACAGAAACTAACCAGAACCATGTGTAACATACCCCAACCAGGCCTGTCACCTTATTATATAAAACAACTAGAACCATGTGTAAAATACCCCAACCAGGCCTGTCACCTTACTACAGAAACTAACTAGAACCATGTGTAACGTACCCCAGCCAGTCCTGTCACCTTACTACAGAAACTAACTAGAACCATGTGTAACGTACCCCAACCAGGCCTGTCACCTTACTACACAAACCAACTAGAACCATGTGTAATGTACCCCAGCCAGGCCTGTCACCTTACTACACAAACCAACTAGAACCATGTGTAATGTACCCCAGCCAGGCCTGTCACCTTACTACAGAAACTAACCAGAACCATGTGTAACGTACCACAGCCAGGCCTGTCACCTTACTACAGAAACTAACCAGAACCATGTGTAACATACCCCAGCCAGGCCTGTCACCTTACTACACAAACCAAGTAGAACCATGTGTAACATACCCCAGCCAGGCCTGTCACCTTATTATACAAACCAACTAGAACCATGTGTAACGTACCACAGCCAGGCCTGTCACCTTACTACACAAACCAAGTAGAACCATGTGTAACATACCTTAGCCAGGCCTGTCACCTTATTATACAAACCAAGTAGAACCATGTGTAATATACCCCAGCCAGGCCTGTCACCTAACTACAGAAACTGACCAGAACCATGTGTAACGTACCCCAACCAGGCCTGTCACCTTACTACACAAACCAAGTAGAACCATGTGTAATATACCCCAGCCAGGCCTGTCACCTTACTACAGAAACTAACCAGAACCATGTGTAACGTACCCTAGCCAGGCCTGTCACCTAACTACAGAAACTGACCAGAACCATGTGTAACGTACCCCAACCAGGCCTATCACCTTACTACACAAACCAACTAGAACCATGTGTAATATACCCCAGCCGGGCCTGTTACCTTACTACAGAAACTAACTAGAACCATGTGTAACGTACCCCAGCCAGGCCTGTCACCTTACTACACAAACTAACCAGAACCATGTGTAACATACCCCAACCAGGCCTGTCACCTTATTATATAAAACAACTAGAACCATGTGTAACGTACCCCAGCCAGGCCTGTCACCTTACTACACAAACCAACCAGAACCATGTGTAACGTACCCCAGCCAGGCCTGTCACCTTACTACACAAACTAACCAGAACCATGTGTAACATACCCCAGCCAGTCCTGTCACCTTATTATATAAAACAACTAGAACCATGTGTAAAATACCCCAACCAGGCCTGTCACCTTACTACAGAAACTAACCAGAACCATGTGTAACGTACCCCAACCAGGCCTGTCACCTTATTATATAAAACAACTAGAACCATGTGTAAAGTACCCCAACCAGGCCTGTCACCTTACTACAGAAACTAACCAGAACCATGTGTAACGTACCCCAACCAGGCCTGTCACCTTATTATATAAAACAACTAGAACCATGTGTAACGTACCCCAGCCAGTCCTGTCACCTTACTACACAAACCAAGTAGAACCATGTGTAATGTACCCCAGCCAGGCCTGTCACCTTACTACACAAACCAAGTAGAACCATGTGTAGCGTACCCCAGCCAGGCCTGTCACCTTACTACAGAAACTAACCAGAACCATGTGTAACGTACCCCAACCAGGCCTATCACCTTACTACACAAACCAACTAGAACCATGTGTAATATACCCCAGCCAGGCCTGTCACCTTACTACAGAAACTGACCAGAACCATGTGTAATATACCCCAGCCAGGCCTGTCACCTTACTACAGAAACCATTAACCACGCTGGGACAGGCCTGCTCTGCTGTTCccagacactgtgtatgtcagggtgtaTCTTAGTGAAGGGTGTGATAGAGTCCTGCTACAGGTAATTGTTTTATTAGAAATCATGAAAAGCTTGGAGCCTGGAGCAGGCAGATGTCCTATTTGTGCACTGGGAACAAAAAGCGAGTGACCCTCCTGGTGACACACGAGGGGCTGCAGAGTGCATGCACCCCACAATACAAGAGACAACTTTCCCCAGTTCACTTTAATCTGACTCCCATCCCCCAATGACCCCCCCATTGCTCCCGGGCACTCCCCTCTGGCTCTGTGTGTCCCAAACAGAGGCCACAGCTGGCTGGCTAGCAAAGCTTTCCTAAAACAAATTCACTGGACAATAGACCTCCTCCTCCACCCCTCCCCCAGACCCAGCAGCCCGACTTTACAGGAGTTTAACTCTTTCTGTCCTTAAAATATAGAATAAGTGTGTCTGTAGATACTGAACCCCCAAATCACCATTCCATTCCTCTCTACCCAAACTCTAGGAATGAAGCCCTGACTAAAACCTTCCTGTAAAATATAACTCACTACCTGGCCAAGTATTAAGCAAGTGTGACTCACACATCAAAGACGATTCATAACACACTGCCCACACTCTCAGAGAGGCACTCACACTGCCCACACTCTCAGAGAGGCACTCACACTGCCCACACTCTCAGAGAGGCACTCACACTGCCCACACTCTCAGAGAGGCACTCACACTGCCCACACTCTCAGAGAAGCACTCACACTGCCCACACTCTCAGAGAAGCACTCACACTGCCCACACTCACAGGAGAGGCACTCACACTGCCCACACTCACAGGAGAGGCACTCACACTGCCCACACTCACAGGAGAGGCACTCACACTGCCCACACTCACACTGCCCACACTCACAAGAGAGGCACTCACACTGCCCACACTCACAAGAGAGGCACTCACACTGCCCACACTCACAGGAGAGGCACTCACACTGCCCACACTCACAGGAGAGGCACTCACACTGCCCACACTCACAGAGAGGCACTCACACTGCCGACACTCACAAGAGAGGCACTCACACTGCCCACACTCACAGAGAGGCACTCACATAGTCAACACTTGCAGGGGAGTTACTCATATTGCCCACACTAACAGGAGAGGGACTCACGTGATCAACACTCATAAACACCAAGTATACTGTACTGTGAACATTAGACTTAGTACATATACCGAATATAAATCACAAAGTTCATAGCCTCCACAACATACAACTCTATAAGCTGAGCCGCTCTCAATACAGCAATTCTGCTTTCCAGTGAAGTTCTTTAGAAAAGCCCAACATTCCTGACTTGATGG
It encodes the following:
- the EFNA1 gene encoding ephrin-A1, encoding MELYGLFVLGIWILVVSADRHTVFWNSTNSRFLWDDYTVEVRLNDYLDIVCPHYEEGSAPSHTVERYTLFLVEYEEYSTCKPISKDQVRWECNKPFAPHGPEKFSEKFQRFTPFTLGKEFKEGGTYYYISKPIHHHGESCMKLKVHVAGKATQPPFTNVHTPKARIQSDEPSVELPGVLKSVAENNSPRAVSFSVLCLLMPILMLLCL